From the Winogradskyella forsetii genome, the window AACTTTCCTGAAATAGGTTGACTAAAAATTAAACCTTTAATTATAGTCACTTATGAAAGCACAAAAACAGCACTGGCGAAAAAAAACCTACCAAAAAGTAACTCTGGAAACTAAACTTTTAGTCGTTGACCAAATCTTAAACGGTCAGATATCTACAAACTTTGCCTCTAAAAAGTATGATGTTCCCAGAACCACCATTACCTATTGGTTGAGAAAATACAGTACCTTAGTCCAACAAAACAATGGTATGAGTAAAGACAAGGAAATTAAAAAACTTAAGGAAAAGATTGAAGAACTAGAGTTTCAAAAAGACTTCCAGCAAGACATTATCGCTGATATGGAACTTATTACAGGAGTGGATATGTCAAAAAAGTCATTGCCCAAAACATTGGCAAAAGAGATAGAGCTAAAGAAAAAAGCCCGTATAAAAGAAAATGGCTCTATGGATGTTTTGGGATATCTAAACAAGCCTTCTACAAAAGACTCAAAACACAACAAAAACAACAAATAGACCATCAAAAACTAATCAAAATGGTAAAGGACTACCGTAAAAAAGTAGGCTCTAAAACTGGTGGAATCAAACTTCATAAGGAGCTTAAACAAGACTTTACTAACGCCAATATTAAAATAGGTAGAGACAAGTTCTATCGCTTTTTAAGGTATAATAACTTACTGGTTCCTAAACGCAAAAACTACATCACCACAACAAACTCTAATCACATGTACAAAAAATATAAAAACCTCATTAAAGGCCAAGTTCCTAGCAGACCAGAACAACTCTGGGTAAGTGATATCACATACATTAAAACAGAAAATGGTCACAACTACTTAGCACTAGTGACAGACGCCTATTCTAAACAGATTATGGGCTATAAACTCGATAACCATATGAGAACATCACTTTGCACAGATGCACTCGCTATGGCCATTAATAACAGAAAATATCCAAAGAAGCAGCTCATTCACCATTCAGACAGAGGATTCCAGTACTGCAATCCCAAGTACACAGAATTTGCAGAAAGCAACAACATCACAATGAGCATGACCGAACAATATGACCCTTACGAAAACGCTGTTGCAGAACGTATTAACAGAACCCTAAAGTACGAATATGGTCTAAAGCAAACCATTAAGAACACAGATCTGGCTCAAAAAATGACTGAGCAAGCTGTCCATGTTTATAACAATCTAAGAACTCATTTTAGCCTGGATCTAAGAAAACCTGCCGAAGTACATTTGAATCCTAACATCAAATACAAATCCTATAGAAAAAATAATGTAAATTTACCTGAACTAACGATTTAATAACAGGCCTAGTTCAAACTATTTTTTTGCCTTCTAAACGGCTGAAAAAAATCTTTTGAACGTGTGAAAAAACACTAAAAAAAGGTCAACCTATTTCAGTATAATACAAAAACTATGAGAACATTTATAATACTGACATTTATTTTAACTGGATTTATTGGAAAAGCGCAAGTTGTGGTTGATTCAATAAACGGAAAAATTTATGTTGACCGAGTTCAAGAAATCGAATTAAAGAAAAAGAAATTAAAGGATAAAGCAAATCGTTGGGTTGCTAAAACTTATAACAACTCGAACTATGTTACTCGAATTAATAACGAAGACAACATTTTGACAAAAGGAGCTTTTGATGTTGGTGCTGACTTCACAGCTTATGGAGCAACCGTTTACTCTTCCCGAAAAGTAGAATATACTCTTGACTTGAAATTCAAAGATGGACGATATAAAATCGAGATATCTGATTTACTTTTCGACGGAACTGATGCTGCAATGTCGTTGGCTGTATATTTTATGAGTTTAGAAGAGTATCGTGAGTTTAGCCTAAAAGCAATGGAAAACTATGACGGAATTGGAAAAAAAGCAGCAATCAAACGAATAAAAAACGACAAGAAATTTAAAAAAGACTACGAATCACAACAGAATTATGGAAAAAAAATAATTCCGCAGATAGTCAAAAAACTTGAACAGATTGACTTAAGTTTATTAAGCTTTTTAAAAAATAAAGACGATAAAGACGATTGGTAAAAAACGGTGTACAACACCGTATATAATTTATTGCTTGGTTCTCGCCTACTTACGAAAATCTTCGCGGATTTTCTATGCTGTTTTTATTTGCTAAATTAGATGCTTAAACCACGCAACAAACCATATACAAACACGTTGTGCACAAGCTAAAAACGCACTTTCATGAATAAACTTCTTTTACTTTTGATTCCTGTTTTTTTTATAAACAGTTCAAAAAAATGTGATTCTATTAAAGAAAAATACCCATTAACACCTTCTGGAATTTTTATTAAAACAGATATTTCAAAATATGACTCTGAAGAAATTTATAAACATTTCTTTGGTGATAATTATGAGAAAAATGACAACTGGATCAATGGATTTGACACAAGAGATAAAAAAAACATAAGAATAACTTTTCACGAACAAGGAATTATAATTACGAATTCTAATTTTACTCAAAAAATTCTGGTAAATGGAAATAGTGAACTAATAAAAAAGATTTATAATTACTTCAATTAACCTGATTTAATTTATTCTTATATGCATTATGACTCTGGAGATTCATTTGGATTTAGATTAATCCAAAAAGGTAAAACAACTCGTTACCGGTTTTCATTAAGTTCTGATTGGGTAACTAAAGATTTCGGAAATCCGATTGAAGCTGAACTAGAAATTCTAAACAGTGATTTATATTTTGAAACACAACTAAAGGAACATTTAGTGTATAAATTGAAAAATGAAAAAAAACCTAGAAGTTATTATTTCATTAATTCTCACTTGGCTAGTGTTGTAATGAACCACTTCTTTGGATTCAATTTCCAACAGTATATAGAAGCTGAAAATTATTATTTCACGAAGAAGCAATAAAGCCAGTGTACAACACCGTGTATAATTAATTGCTTTGGTCGTTGCTTATTTGGAATATTCCTTCGGAATTTTCTCGCGTTCGTTTTTGTTTACTAAATTAGTTGCTGAAACACGCAACTAACCATACACAAAACCGTTAGCTAACATATAAATGAACGACATTTTCAAAACCATATTTCTTTTTATTATTAGTGTTAATTGCTTTTCACAAGAACTAAAAGTATTTGAAATTGATAGTCTTTTTGGATATAAAAATGATGCAGGTATTATTATTAAACCTCAATACCAATACGCTAATGAATTTGTTGAAAACAAAGCAATCGTTTATAAAAACAATAAGGCTGGTGTAATTAATACCAATAACAAATTAATCATACCATTTGAATATAATAAAATCTACTTTTTAAATGATTCACTGATTTATGTTAAAAACAGAACAAAATACTATCACGAATATAAGTGTGGTGTTCTAAATAAAAATAATCAAGTAGTACTTCCACTAATATTCAGCGAGATTTATTTGAAAAATGAAAAATTGTTTGTAGAAAAACAAAAGGACAGCCTTATTTCAGAAACACAATTTACAGATACAAGAAATATTAAAAAAACATATGGAATTTATGATTTAAATGGCAAACCAATATTGGAACCTGTTTACGATTGGTTTAAAAAAATCGGTTCGGATACTTTACGAGTAAGTAAAGGACAATATTATGCTATGGTTAAAAGCAATGGAGAATTTCTAACTAATTTGAAATATACCGCATTTGGAGATTTTCATAATAATAGAGCTGCTGTTAGAATAGATAGTTCATATGGGTTTATCAATAAAAGTGGGTATGAAATTATAAAACCTCAATTCTACTCGGTTAGCAAATATTATAATAAAACAACTGTTTTCAGAAAACATAATGGTCAAGTAGGTTTTATGGACATTAACGGTAAAATATTATATGAATCCGTCTATGAAATTTTACGTTATCCTCATTTAGAGTGTGCAGCTGCAAGAAAAAATGAAAAATGGGGACTGATTGATTTAAAAGGAAACACTCTAGTTCCATTTACGCATAATGATTATATAAGAGAGTTTGAAGGAATAATTGCATTTAAGAAAAATAATAAATGGGCAATATTTGACCAAAAAGGCAATCAATTAACAGAATATAAGTTTGAATCCTTATTTGTATTTGGAAGCAAAGAATCACCATCTAGCTCTTTTTGGAAATTAAAGGAAAATGGATTTAAAGAATCTCTTGGATTGGTTGAAGAATCAAATAAGTATGCAGTTATTAATAGCAAAGGAGAATATATTGTTCCATTGAGTGAATCTAAAAATCAAGTTTTTGAATCATTGGAAAAACTAAAAATACGTTAGCTAACACCGTATAAAATTAATTGCTAGTGCAAGCTTACTTACGAAAATCCTTGCGGATTTTCTATTC encodes:
- a CDS encoding WG repeat-containing protein encodes the protein MNDIFKTIFLFIISVNCFSQELKVFEIDSLFGYKNDAGIIIKPQYQYANEFVENKAIVYKNNKAGVINTNNKLIIPFEYNKIYFLNDSLIYVKNRTKYYHEYKCGVLNKNNQVVLPLIFSEIYLKNEKLFVEKQKDSLISETQFTDTRNIKKTYGIYDLNGKPILEPVYDWFKKIGSDTLRVSKGQYYAMVKSNGEFLTNLKYTAFGDFHNNRAAVRIDSSYGFINKSGYEIIKPQFYSVSKYYNKTTVFRKHNGQVGFMDINGKILYESVYEILRYPHLECAAARKNEKWGLIDLKGNTLVPFTHNDYIREFEGIIAFKKNNKWAIFDQKGNQLTEYKFESLFVFGSKESPSSSFWKLKENGFKESLGLVEESNKYAVINSKGEYIVPLSESKNQVFESLEKLKIR
- a CDS encoding helix-turn-helix domain-containing protein, which encodes MKAQKQHWRKKTYQKVTLETKLLVVDQILNGQISTNFASKKYDVPRTTITYWLRKYSTLVQQNNGMSKDKEIKKLKEKIEELEFQKDFQQDIIADMELITGVDMSKKSLPKTLAKEIELKKKARIKENGSMDVLGYLNKPSTKDSKHNKNNK
- a CDS encoding DUF4468 domain-containing protein — its product is MRTFIILTFILTGFIGKAQVVVDSINGKIYVDRVQEIELKKKKLKDKANRWVAKTYNNSNYVTRINNEDNILTKGAFDVGADFTAYGATVYSSRKVEYTLDLKFKDGRYKIEISDLLFDGTDAAMSLAVYFMSLEEYREFSLKAMENYDGIGKKAAIKRIKNDKKFKKDYESQQNYGKKIIPQIVKKLEQIDLSLLSFLKNKDDKDDW
- a CDS encoding IS3 family transposase — protein: MSKQAFYKRLKTQQKQQIDHQKLIKMVKDYRKKVGSKTGGIKLHKELKQDFTNANIKIGRDKFYRFLRYNNLLVPKRKNYITTTNSNHMYKKYKNLIKGQVPSRPEQLWVSDITYIKTENGHNYLALVTDAYSKQIMGYKLDNHMRTSLCTDALAMAINNRKYPKKQLIHHSDRGFQYCNPKYTEFAESNNITMSMTEQYDPYENAVAERINRTLKYEYGLKQTIKNTDLAQKMTEQAVHVYNNLRTHFSLDLRKPAEVHLNPNIKYKSYRKNNVNLPELTI